The following proteins come from a genomic window of Diorhabda sublineata isolate icDioSubl1.1 chromosome 7, icDioSubl1.1, whole genome shotgun sequence:
- the LOC130446946 gene encoding putative lipid scramblase CLPTM1 → MNVVDKQVNEVPTMEATVGNSDSTGTTENTVAPQHVPTKFESFIAVVKSLIIRAIIMYFIFSFFKAPQPQKNNNNNNVSNVPPTAAKNIFQDGTMMNLYVYLSENEFLNNYNSSNLFWLKEGLKYGDWTSGENNDGTYSIEKIVPITANMKNNGSLFLHAFIVKSGLSPDPTASNYAKNQMSSVVKQLNKFKKLKSTGTKNLLTGETKSLEVEEGKIVSHWHPNFTLNLITDQTMWNYGSVPAPLDQYIKFTDDGRQYKPVLFANDFWNMARDYKPLNESYTLRLTIQPLSLFKWQLYAAQHVRQSWNVWGDGEHAQTDEEQDTLKETLMETNPYLLGITIIVSIVHSVFELLAFKNDIQFWNNRNSLEGLSVRSVFFGVFQSLVVLLYVLDNETNTLIRISCLVGLGIEFWKIWKVVDIKFENGKLTFKDKSSYVESSTKVYDKLAFKYLSWVCFPLFAGYSVYALIYLEHKGWYSFVLDLLYGYLLTFGFIMMTPQLFINYKLKSVAHLPWRMLTYKFLNTFIDDMFAFVIKMPIMYRIGCFRDDIVFLIYLYQRYIYPVDKTRVNEFGYTAETAEKIEAKDTNVIEEKKTQ, encoded by the exons ATGAACGTGGTGGATAAACAGGTTAATGAAGTTCCTACAATGGAAGCTACTGTAGGAAATAGTGACAGTACAGGTACAACT GAAAATACTGTCGCTCCTCAACATGTTCCTACGAAATTCGAATCGTTTATTGCAGTTGTTAAATCACTCATAATAAGGGCAATAATaatgtatttcatattttcatttttcaaagctCCCCAACCgcagaaaaataataataataataatgtttcaaATGTACCACCAACTGCagccaaaaatatatttcaagatgGTACAATGAtgaatttatatgtatatttatcagaaaatgaatttttgaataattataattcttccaatttattttgGTTAAAAGAGGGGTTGAAATACGGGGACTGGACATCAGGGGAAAATAACGACGGTACATATAGTATCGAAAAAATCGTTCCGATTACCGccaatatgaaaaataatggttCCCTATTTTTACATGCGTTTATAGTGAAAAGCGGCTTAAGTCCCGATCCAACTGCGAGTAATTATGCGAAAAATCAAATGTCTTCTGTcgttaaacaattaaataaattcaaaaaactcAAATCGACGGGTACGAAAAATCTTTTAACCGGCGAAACGAAATCTTTAGAAGTCGAAGAGGGAAAAATAGTGTCGCATTGGCATCCTAATTTCACTTTAAATCTAATAACCGATCAAACGATGTGGAATTACGGGAGTGTCCCCGCCCCTCTCGATCAATACATCAAATTCACTGATGATGGTCGACAATATAAACCGGTTTTATTCGCGAACGATTTTTGGAACATGGCACGGGATTACAAACCTCTGAATGAATCGTATACGCTCAGATTAACGATTCAACCATTGAGTTTATTCAAATGGCAACTTTACGCTGCCCAACACGTGAGGCAATCTTGGAACGTTTGGGGTGACGGCGAACACGCGCAAACCGACGAAGAACAAGATACTCTCAAAGAAACTCTCATGGAAACCAATCCTTATCTCCTAGGTATCACTATAATCGTTTCTATAGTTCATTCCGTGTTTGAATTATTGGCTTTCAAAAACGACATTCAATTTTGGAATAATAGAAATTCCCTCGAAGGTTTATCAGTTAGATCAGTATTTTTCGGCGTGTTTCAATCATTGGTCGTTCTATTGTACGTATTAGATAACGAAACTAATACTTTAATAAGAATTTCGTGTTTGGTTGGTTTGGGTatagaattttggaaaatatggaaaGTCGTCGATATTAAATTCGAAAACGGCAAGTTAACGTTCAAAGATAAAAGTTCTTACGTCGAATCTAGTACGAAAGTATACGATAAATTGGCGTTTAAATATCTATCGTGGGTGTGTTTTCCGCTTTTCGCCGGTTACAGCGTATACGCGTTGATTTATCTCGAACATAAGGGTTGGTATTCCTTCGTGTTAGATCTACTATACGGATACTTATTAACTTTCGGTTTTATCATGATGACTCCGCAATTGTTTatcaattataaattgaaatcgGTGGCGCATTTACCGTGGAGAATGTTgacatataaatttttgaatacttttatCGATGATATGTTTGCTTTTGTAATCAAAATGCCGATTATGTACCGAATAGGGTGTTTTAGGGATGATAtcgtatttttgatatatttgtatCAAAGGTATATATACCCTGTTGATAAAACGCGTGTTAACGAATTCGGTTACACCGCGGAAACGGCCGAAAAAATCGAAGCTAAAGATACGAACGTTATAGAAGAGAAAAAAACTCAGTAG